In Elaeis guineensis isolate ETL-2024a chromosome 1, EG11, whole genome shotgun sequence, a genomic segment contains:
- the LOC105060492 gene encoding probable galactinol--sucrose galactosyltransferase 2 translates to MIAPSPSALQLHAGSSLFLSPNPYLLLRHGFPRSRKIWRSSMCLATRTLIKDGVLRINGREALTRVPENVVVSPSKTDDSAFLGAVSDRKGSRFVFKLGVLRDHRLLCLFRYKIWWMIPRIGNSGSDIPIETQMLLLEAREDLGVDKGRHEASNGPIDYILFLPALDGPFRSSLQGNSSDELEFCIESGDPAVESSQFLEAVFINYGNNPFDLMKESMKILEKHMGTFSVREYKQKPAMLDWFGWCTWDAFYFDVNPQGIEEGLKSLLEGGAPARFLIIDDGWQDTANEFQNEGTQHGARLVSIKENTKFRSSQNVATNGAPKSLKDFVTTIKKNFGLKYVYVWHALMGYWGGVHPDAPETKKYNSKLIYPLESPGNLAHSRDVPIKCMEKYGVAMIDPNKALEFYNDLHSYLVSQNVDGVKVDVQNIPEILATGYGGRVSLTRRFQRALEKSIFKNFQDNNIICCMCHNTDSVYSSNASAVARASDDFIPNDPTLQTLHVATVAFNSIFLGEIVVPDWDMFHSLHNSAEFHAAARAVGGCGVYVSDKPNKHDFEVLKKLVLPDGSILRAKYPGRPTRDCLFNDPVMDGESLLKIWNLNTYTGVLGIFNCQGTGTWPNLNKNQIIPASKPKYLTGHISPSDIEYLGEVAGNGWTGDCAVYSFNSGSLYQLPRNGLLTVSLQVLQSEVFTITPIKRYNQSIQFAPIGLIKMYNSGGAVEAMDFFNTCQLTIKGRGSGLFGAYSNIKPKTCTVNSKNMEFQYDTRDKFLTLTIPLGVNSWETEICF, encoded by the exons ATGATCGCCCCCTCCCCGAGCGCCCTTCAACTCCATGCCGGCTCCTCCCTCTTCCTTTCTCCCAATCCCTACCTTCTCCTCCGACATGGGTTTCCCAGATCTCGAAAGATCTGGAGGAGTTCCATGTGTTTGGCTACCAGAACCCTCATCAAAGACGGGGTTTTAAGGATTAATGGGAGGGAGGCACTCACAAGAGTACCAGAGAATGTCGTCGTCTCGCCTTCCAAGACTGATGATTCGGCATTCTTAGGAGCGGTATCTGATAGAAAGGGATCCCGCTTTGTCTTCAAGCTTGGTGTTCTTCG GGATCATCGACTACTTTGCCTCTTCAGATACAAGATCTGGTGGATGATACCTCGAATAGGAAATTCAGGAAGTGATATTCCCATCGAGACACAAATGTTACTTCTGGAAGCAAGAGAAGATTTAGGTGTTGATAAAGGACGCCATGAAGCTTCTAATGGGCCCATAGACTATATTCTCTTCTTGCCAGCGCTAGATGGTCCCTTTAGGAGCAGTTTGCAAGGGAATTCTTCGGATGAACTTGAGTTTTGCATCGAAAGCG GAGATCCTGCTGTGGAATCATCTCAATTCCTAGAAGCAGTATTCATTAATTATGGGAACAATCCCTTTGACCTCATGAAGGAATCTATGAA AATACTAGAAAAGCACATGGGAACCTTTTCAGTGCGTGAATATAAACAG AAGCCTGCAATGCTGGATTGGTTTGGTTGGTGCACTTGGGATGCTTTCTATTTTGATGTAAATCCCCAGGGAATTGAAGAAGGCCTGAAGAG TTTATTGGAAGGTGGCGCTCCAGCAAGATTTCTGATAATAGATGATGGTTGGCAAGACACAGCTAATGAATTCCAGAATGAAGGAACTCA GCATGGAGCTAGATTAGTCAGCATTAAAGAAAACACCAAGTTCAGGAGTTCCCAAAATGTTGCTACAAATGGAGCACCAAAATCACTAAAGGATTTCGTTACgacgataaagaagaatttcggACTGAA GTATGTCTATGTCTGGCATGCACTGATGGGATACTGGGGAGGAGTTCATCCAGACGCACCAGAAACTAAGAAATACAATTCAAAGCTAATATACCCTCTCGAATCTCCAGGAAATCTTGCACATTCCAGAGACGTACCAATTAAATGCATGGAGAAGTATGGTGTTGCCATGATAGATCCAAACAAAGCACTCGAGTTCTATAATGATCTACACAGCTATCTTGTGTCACAGAATGTAGACGGAGTTAAAGTAGATGTACAGAATATTCCTGAAATCCTTGCAACAGGTTATGGTGGCCGGGTCTCTTTGACTCGTAGGTTCCAGCGGGCACTAGAAAAATCTATATTTAAAAACTTTCAGGATAATAACATAATATGCTGCATGTGTCATAACACAGATTCTGTATACAG TTCAAATGCGAGTGCGGTTGCCAGAGCATCAGATGATTTTATACCCAACGATCCAACATTACAGACACTGCATGTTGCTACTGTTGCATTCAATAGCATCTTTCTTGGAGAGATTGTGGTCCCAGATTGGGATATGTTCCAT AGCCTCCACAATTCTGCCGAGTTTCATGCAGCTGCGAGAGCCGTGGGTGGTTGTGGAGTCTATGTCAG CGACAAACCTAATAAGCATGACTTTGAGGTACTTAAAAAGCTTGTACTTCCCGATGGATCCATTCTAAGGGCTAAATACCCCGGGAGGCCTACACGAGATTGTCTGTTCAATGACCCAGTAATGGATGGAGAAAG TCTTCTGAAGATCTGGAATCTGAATACATATACTGGAGTTCTTGGCATTTTCAATTGCCAAGGAACCGGAACCTGGCCAAATCTTAACAAAAATCAGATTATCCCGGCTTCTAAGCCAAAGTACCTTACTGGTCATATTAGCCCAAGTGACATTGAGTATCTTGGAGAGGTTGCTGGGAATGGTTGGACTGGAGATTGTGCAGTTTATTCCTTCAATTCTG GTTCACTTTATCAATTGCCAAGGAATGGATTATTGACTGTCTCACTACAAGTTCTGCAATCTGAAGTTTTTACAATAACTCCAATCAAG cgtTACAATCAAAGTATCCAATTTGCACCAATTGGATTAATTAAAATGTACAATTCTGGTGGAGCTGTTGAAGCAATGGACTTTTTTAACACATGCCAATTAACTATCAAAGGGAGAGGATCTGGTCTTTTCGGAGCATATTCAAACATAAAACCCAAAACTTGTACCGTGAACTCGAAAAACATGGAGTTCCAATATGATACTCGAGACAAGTTTTTGACATTAACCATTCCTCTAGGGGTTAATTCTTGGGAGACAGAGATTTGCTTTTAG